The genomic stretch CGCATCAGGGCGCTTTCGACTTGTCCTTCCTGCGCTGCATTCCAAACATGACTATCATGACGCCAAGCGATGAAAACGAATGTCGTCAGATGCTGCATACCGGTTATCACCATAACAACGGCCCGGTCGCGGTGCGTTATCCGCGCGGCAGCGGCACGGGTGCGACCTGCGAACCGCTGGCGTCGCTGCCCATCGGCAAAGGCGTTGTCCGTCGTGAAGGCGAAAAAGTGGCCATCCTGAATTTCGGGACTTTACTGCCGGACGCGCTGGCAGCGGCTGAAAAACGTAACGCCACCGTCGTGGATATGCGCTTTGTGAAACCGCTGGATGAAGCCCTGATTCAGGAACTGGCGGCCAGCCATGAAGTGCTGGTGACGCTGGAAGAAAACGCCATTATGGGCGGTGCGGGCAGCGGTGTGAATGAACTGCTGATGTCCAAACGCATTCTGGTGCCGGTGCTCAATATCGGCCTGGCGGACAGCTTTGTTCCGCAGGGTACGCAGGAAGAAATTCGCCACGATCTGGGGCTGGACGCCGAAGGCATCGATCGTCAGATCACCGACTGGCTGGCCTGATCTCTTTCCCCTCTTTCTGCCTGAAAGAGGGGATTTTCCTTTCTCACTTTCTCTTCCTTTACCCAATTCTGCCGTTCAGTAAGCTACAGTTGTAGCGTGCTAATCATTTTCACGACTTTCTGACTTCAATTCGTCCTGACCAGGAGATGTCATGCAATACACTATTCTCGGAAAAACCGGCCTGAACGTTTCACGCCTGTGCCTTGGCTGTATGACGTTCGGCGAACCGGATCGCGGAACCCACGCATGGACCCTTCCCGAAGAAAGCAGCCGCCCGATCATTAAACAGGCCCTTGAGGCGGGAATAAATTTTTTTGATACCGCCAACAGCTATTCCGACGGCAGCAGCGAAGAAATCGTCGGGCGCGCGCTGAAGGATTTTGCAAACCGTGATGAAATTGTCGTGGCGACCAAGGTTTACAACGCAGTCACCGGCCTGAAACCGGGGCTTTCACGCGCATCAATCCTACAATCTGTCGATGACAGTCTGCGCCGTCTCGGCATGGAATATGTCGATTTGCTGCAAATCCACCGCTGGGATTACGAAACGCCCATCGAAGAAACGCTGGAAGCGCTGAATGACGTCGTCAAAGCCGGTAAGGCACGTTTTATCGGCGCGTCTTCTATGCACGCCCATCAGTTTAAACGGGCGCTGGATGTCTCGGCGCAAAATGGCTGGGCGAGTTTTGTCTCGATGCAGGACCAGTACAATCTGATCCAACGCGAAGAAGAAAACGAAATGTACCCGTTGTGCCTGGACAGGAATATTGCGGTTCTGCCGTGGAGCCCGCTGGCTCGCGGTAAACTCACCCGCCCGTGGGGCGAAACCACCGCGCGTTCTGTGTCGGATAACTTTGCCAAAACGCTGTACGACGCGACGGATGCAGCAGACGGTAAAATCGCTGAACGTGTAGGCAAAATCGCGGAAGATCA from Rahnella sikkimica encodes the following:
- a CDS encoding aldo/keto reductase, with protein sequence MQYTILGKTGLNVSRLCLGCMTFGEPDRGTHAWTLPEESSRPIIKQALEAGINFFDTANSYSDGSSEEIVGRALKDFANRDEIVVATKVYNAVTGLKPGLSRASILQSVDDSLRRLGMEYVDLLQIHRWDYETPIEETLEALNDVVKAGKARFIGASSMHAHQFKRALDVSAQNGWASFVSMQDQYNLIQREEENEMYPLCLDRNIAVLPWSPLARGKLTRPWGETTARSVSDNFAKTLYDATDAADGKIAERVGKIAEDHGVPRAQIALAWILSKQVVTAPIIGASRPAHLTEAIGALDITLSAEEIAELEMAYVPHEATGFK